The following DNA comes from Streptomyces globosus.
GTCAGATCTCGCCGCGGAGCTTGGCGAGGGCCTCGGCGAGGATGGCCTCGCCGTCGGCGTCGGTGCGGCGTTCGCGCACGTACGCCAGGTGCGTCTTGTACGGCTCGGTGCGCGGCGGCGCCGGGGGGTTGTCCCGGTCCTGGCCGGCCGGGAACCCGCAGCGCGGGCAGTCCCAGGTGTCCGGCACCTGGGCGTCGCTGGCGAAGCTGGGCTGCGTCTCGTGCCCGTTCGAGCACCAGAACGAGATGCGCAGGCGGGGCGCGGACTCGCCGCGCTCGGCCTCGCCCATCGGCCCCGCCCCGACCCGGCTGCCACGGATCGCGTTGCCACTTGCCACGGTCGTAACTCCCCTGCGTGATGGTGCCGCGAAGCGTGAGAGGTTTCCGCCGCGGGCGCCCCAGTGTACGGAAGGCCCAACGGGCGTCCAGCAAATGGAGTTACTCACTCCGAGCCGTGGACGCCGCCTTCATGATAGGCGGGACGCGCGGGGCGGGACGGCCGGATCGGCGAGAACCGGCTGCCGCCCGGAGGCGTCAGCCGTTCGACTTCATCATCAGGCCGAGGGCGACGATGCACGCGAACCACAGCAGGCCGACCACGACCGTGATGCGGTCGAGGTTGCGCTCGGCGACCGAGGAGCCGCCGACGGAGGACTGCATGCCGCCGCCGAACATGTCGGAGAGGCCGCCGCCCTTGCCCTTGTGCATCAGCACGAGCAGCATCAGCAGCGCACTGAAGACGATCAGGGCGATCGAGAACCCCATAACCACGGCTGATTCCTACTTTCTGGCTTCCGAAGGCTTTCCGGCGGTGCCGGATGGGCGCGGGGGCCAGTGGCTGGTGGTACAGCCTCCTGGCCCCCGCAAGGGTACGACGGATCCGGCCCGCGGCATACTCGCTGCCGCGGGGGTGCGGACTACTGGTCCCGGAACCGGACGATCTTGACGAACTCGTCCGCGTCGAGGGCCGCGCCGCCGATCAGGGCGCCGTCGACATCGGGCTGCGCCATGATCGCCGCGATGTTGTTCGCCTTGACGGAGCCGCCGTACTGGATGCGGACCTTGTCGGCCAGCTCCTGGGAGTAGAGCTCGGCGAGGCGGCGGCGGATGGCCCCGCAGACCTCCTGCGCGTCCTCGGGGGTGGCGACCTCGCCGGTGCCGATGGCCCACACGGGCTCGTAGGCGATGACGACGGACTCGGCCTGGTCGGCCGGGATGTCCTTCAGGCCGCCGTCGACCTGGGCGAGGGTGTGGGCGACCTGGTCGCCGGCCTTGCGGACCTCCAGGCCCTCGCCGACGCACAGGATCGGGGTGAGGCCGTGCCGGTAGGCGGCCTTGACCTTGGCGTTGCAGACCTCGTCGGTCTCGCCGTGGTACTGGCGGCGCTCGCTGTGGCCGACGGCCACGAACGTGCACTTGAGCTTGGCGAGCATGGAGCCCGAGATCTCGCCGGTGTAGGCTCCGGCGTCCTGGGCCGAG
Coding sequences within:
- the tpiA gene encoding triose-phosphate isomerase — translated: MTTRTPLMAGNWKMNLNHLEAIAHVQKLAFALADKDYDAVEVAVLPPFVDLRSVQTLVDGDKLKIKYGAQDLSAQDAGAYTGEISGSMLAKLKCTFVAVGHSERRQYHGETDEVCNAKVKAAYRHGLTPILCVGEGLEVRKAGDQVAHTLAQVDGGLKDIPADQAESVVIAYEPVWAIGTGEVATPEDAQEVCGAIRRRLAELYSQELADKVRIQYGGSVKANNIAAIMAQPDVDGALIGGAALDADEFVKIVRFRDQ
- a CDS encoding RNA polymerase-binding protein RbpA, whose amino-acid sequence is MGEAERGESAPRLRISFWCSNGHETQPSFASDAQVPDTWDCPRCGFPAGQDRDNPPAPPRTEPYKTHLAYVRERRTDADGEAILAEALAKLRGEI
- the secG gene encoding preprotein translocase subunit SecG, whose product is MGFSIALIVFSALLMLLVLMHKGKGGGLSDMFGGGMQSSVGGSSVAERNLDRITVVVGLLWFACIVALGLMMKSNG